Proteins found in one Streptococcus mitis genomic segment:
- a CDS encoding NADPH-dependent FMN reductase translates to MLKLIAIVGTNSKRSTNRQLLQYMQKHFAEKVEIELVEIKDIPVFNKPADKKVPAEILEIAAKIEEADGVIIGTPEYDHSIPAVLMSALAWLSYGIYPLLNKPIMITGASYGTLGSSRAQLQLRQILNAPEIKASVLPDEFLLSHSLQAFTPSGDLVDLDVIKKLDATFDDFRIFVKITEKLRNAQELLRKDAEDFDWENL, encoded by the coding sequence ATGTTAAAACTTATTGCTATTGTTGGAACAAATTCAAAACGTTCTACAAACCGTCAATTGCTTCAATACATGCAAAAACACTTTGCTGAAAAAGTTGAAATTGAACTTGTTGAAATTAAAGACATTCCTGTCTTCAACAAACCAGCAGACAAGAAAGTACCTGCTGAAATTCTAGAAATAGCTGCTAAAATTGAAGAGGCAGATGGCGTTATTATCGGTACTCCTGAGTATGACCACTCTATCCCAGCTGTTTTGATGAGCGCTCTTGCTTGGTTGTCTTATGGTATCTACCCACTTTTGAATAAACCAATCATGATTACAGGTGCTTCATATGGTACGCTTGGTTCATCACGTGCCCAATTACAACTTCGCCAAATCTTGAATGCTCCAGAAATTAAAGCAAGTGTCCTTCCAGATGAATTCTTGCTTTCACATTCTCTTCAAGCCTTCACCCCAAGTGGAGACCTAGTAGATCTTGATGTTATCAAAAAACTGGATGCTACTTTTGACGACTTCCGTATCTTTGTAAAAATCACTGAAAAATTGCGTAACGCACAAGAACTACTTCGCAAAGATGCTGAAGACTTTGACTGGGAAAATTTGTAA
- a CDS encoding NAD(P)H-dependent oxidoreductase produces the protein MKFVGLVGSNYDQSYNRKLLEFIRRHFKLKFELEVLEIDEVPMFNQDEKWDESFQLRYLYNKITRADGVIIATPEHNHTISASLKSVLEWLSYEVHPFENKPVMIVGASYYDQGTSRAQVHLRKILDAPGVNAYTLPGNEFLLGKAKEAFDVNGNITNEGTINFLETCLDNFVKYVGVVSKLKKPKPIAPEDLYCTNPIATTIQGVDPDDPEWVEKAAELVGAVSGDTYVKLDHGILTVNQIDMFLKAMPFELTYADDNNQFLYYNNAHQDPNTMYGKRVRVQAGSRLGTVHASLPPARMKNVEWVVGVLRNGDQEYVRTIVPGQPEGVINTHNYKAMYYPDGSYAGINEIIFNFQPWLDWYLETTGQRLVGGNAAAPAGGHGGADATSGASDAGDAGGHGGDADATSGASN, from the coding sequence ATGAAATTTGTTGGACTTGTAGGATCAAACTACGATCAATCATATAACCGTAAACTCTTGGAATTTATCCGTCGTCATTTCAAACTTAAATTTGAATTAGAAGTTCTTGAAATTGACGAAGTTCCAATGTTTAACCAAGACGAAAAATGGGACGAAAGTTTCCAATTACGTTATTTATATAACAAAATTACTCGTGCTGATGGTGTTATCATCGCTACTCCTGAGCACAACCACACAATCTCAGCTTCCCTAAAATCTGTTCTTGAATGGCTTTCATACGAAGTTCATCCATTTGAAAACAAGCCAGTCATGATTGTAGGTGCTTCTTACTACGACCAAGGTACTTCTCGTGCCCAAGTTCACCTTCGTAAGATTCTTGACGCTCCAGGTGTCAATGCCTATACTCTTCCAGGAAATGAATTCCTTCTCGGTAAAGCTAAAGAAGCATTTGATGTTAATGGGAATATCACAAATGAAGGAACTATTAATTTCCTTGAAACATGTTTAGACAACTTTGTAAAATATGTGGGAGTCGTTTCAAAATTGAAAAAACCAAAACCAATCGCACCAGAAGATTTATATTGTACAAATCCAATCGCAACTACAATTCAAGGTGTTGACCCTGATGATCCTGAATGGGTAGAAAAAGCAGCTGAGCTTGTTGGAGCTGTTTCTGGAGATACTTATGTTAAATTAGACCACGGTATCTTGACAGTTAACCAAATTGATATGTTCTTGAAAGCAATGCCATTTGAGTTGACATATGCAGATGATAATAACCAATTCTTGTACTATAATAACGCACATCAAGATCCAAACACAATGTATGGTAAACGTGTGCGAGTTCAAGCAGGTAGCCGACTAGGAACAGTACATGCTTCCCTACCACCTGCAAGAATGAAAAACGTTGAATGGGTTGTCGGTGTACTACGTAACGGAGACCAAGAATATGTCCGTACAATTGTTCCAGGACAACCAGAAGGTGTAATTAATACTCATAACTACAAGGCAATGTACTACCCAGATGGTTCATATGCTGGAATTAATGAAATTATCTTTAATTTCCAACCATGGCTTGATTGGTACTTAGAAACAACTGGTCAACGTCTAGTTGGTGGAAATGCTGCAGCTCCTGCTGGAGGACATGGCGGAGCAGATGCCACATCTGGAGCTTCTGATGCAGGTGATGCTGGAGGTCACGGTGGTGACGCAGATGCTACATCTGGCGCAAGTAACTAA
- a CDS encoding DUF896 family protein — MDPKKIARINELAKKKKSEGLTQEEKVEQAKLREEYIEGYRRTVRHHIEGIKIVDEEGNDVTPEKLRQVQREKGLHGRSLDDPNS, encoded by the coding sequence ATGGATCCGAAAAAAATTGCTCGTATCAACGAGCTTGCTAAAAAGAAAAAATCAGAAGGCTTGACCCAAGAAGAAAAAGTGGAACAAGCTAAACTACGTGAGGAGTACATCGAAGGTTATCGTCGTACTGTTCGTCACCATATAGAAGGGATCAAAATTGTGGACGAAGAAGGAAACGATGTTACACCAGAGAAACTACGTCAAGTCCAACGTGAAAAAGGTTTACATGGCCGTAGTCTCGATGATCCAAATTCATAA
- the glyS gene encoding glycine--tRNA ligase subunit beta, translating to MTKNLLVELGLEELPAYVVTPSEKQLGEKMAAFLKENRLSFEAIQTFSTPRRLAVRVTGLADKQADLTEDFKGPAKKIALDSDGNFTKAAQGFVRGKGLTVEDIEFREIKGEEYVYVTKEEIGQAVEAIVPGVVDVLKSLTFPVSMHWAGNSFEYIRPVHTLTVLLEEEEFDLDFLDIKGGRVSRGHRFLGQETKIQSALSYEEDLRKQYVIADPREREQMIVDQIKAIEAEHSVRIEIDADLLNEVLNLVEYPTAFMGSFDAKYLEVPEEVLVTSMKEHQRYFVVRDQDGKLLPNFISVRNGNAEHLENVIKGNEKVLVARLEDGEFFWREDQKLVISDLVEKLNNVTFHEKIGSLREHMIRTGQIAVLLAEKAGLSVDETVDLARAATIYKFDLLTGMVGEFDELQGIMGEKYALLAGESPAVAAAIREHYMPTSAEGELPESKVGAVLAIADKLDTILSFFSVGLIPSGSNDPYALRRATQGVVRILDAFGWHIAMDELIDSLYDLKFDSLTYENKAEVMDFIKARVDKMMGSTPKDVKEAVLASSNFVVADMLEAASALVEASKEEDFKTSVESLSRAFNLAEKAKGVATVDSALFENEEEKTLAEAVESLVLSGTASQQLKQLFALSPVIDAFFENTMVMAENEAVRQNRLAILSHLTQKAAKLARFNQINTK from the coding sequence ATGACAAAAAACTTATTAGTAGAACTCGGTCTTGAAGAATTACCAGCCTATGTTGTCACACCAAGTGAAAAACAACTAGGCGAAAAAATGGCAGCCTTTCTCAAGGAAAACCGCCTGTCTTTTGAAGCTATTCAAACCTTCTCAACACCACGTCGTTTGGCTGTTCGTGTGACTGGTCTAGCAGACAAACAGGCTGATTTGACAGAAGATTTCAAGGGGCCAGCAAAGAAAATTGCCTTGGATAGTGATGGAAACTTCACAAAAGCAGCTCAAGGATTTGTCCGTGGCAAAGGTTTGACGGTTGAAGATATCGAATTCCGTGAAATCAAGGGTGAAGAATATGTCTATGTCACTAAGGAAGAAATTGGTCAAGCAGTTGAAGCCATTGTTCCAGGTGTTGTAGATGTCTTGAAGTCATTGACTTTCCCTGTCAGCATGCACTGGGCTGGCAATAGCTTTGAATACATTCGTCCTGTTCACACTTTGACTGTTCTTTTAGAGGAAGAAGAGTTTGACTTGGATTTCCTTGATATCAAGGGAGGTCGTGTGAGCCGTGGTCATCGTTTCTTGGGACAAGAAACTAAGATTCAGTCAGCATTGAGCTATGAAGAAGACCTTCGTAAGCAGTATGTAATCGCAGATCCACGTGAACGCGAGCAAATGATTGTTGACCAAATTAAGGCAATCGAAGCTGAACACAGTGTACGTATCGAAATTGATGCTGATTTGCTTAATGAAGTCTTGAACTTGGTTGAATACCCAACTGCCTTTATGGGAAGTTTTGATGCCAAATACCTTGAAGTTCCAGAAGAAGTTTTGGTGACTTCAATGAAAGAACACCAACGTTACTTTGTTGTTCGTGATCAAGATGGAAAACTCTTGCCAAACTTCATCTCTGTTCGTAACGGAAACGCAGAACATTTGGAAAATGTCATCAAGGGTAATGAAAAAGTCTTAGTTGCCCGCTTAGAAGACGGTGAATTCTTCTGGCGTGAAGACCAAAAATTAGTTATTTCTGACCTTGTTGAAAAATTAAACAATGTGACCTTCCATGAGAAAATTGGTTCCCTTCGTGAACACATGATTCGTACTGGTCAAATCGCTGTACTTTTAGCTGAAAAAGCTGGTTTGTCAGTGGATGAAACAGTTGACCTAGCCCGTGCAGCAACCATTTACAAGTTTGACTTGTTGACAGGTATGGTTGGTGAATTTGACGAGCTCCAAGGAATTATGGGTGAGAAATATGCCCTTCTTGCTGGTGAAAGTCCAGCAGTGGCAGCTGCTATTCGTGAACACTACATGCCTACATCAGCTGAAGGAGAACTTCCAGAGAGCAAGGTCGGTGCAGTGCTTGCCATTGCAGATAAATTGGATACGATTTTGAGTTTCTTCTCAGTAGGCTTGATTCCATCAGGTTCTAATGACCCTTATGCCCTTCGTCGCGCGACTCAAGGTGTGGTTCGTATCTTGGATGCCTTTGGTTGGCACATTGCTATGGATGAGCTGATCGATAGCCTTTATGATTTGAAATTCGACAGCTTAACTTATGAAAATAAAGCGGAGGTCATGGACTTTATTAAGGCTCGTGTTGATAAGATGATGGGCTCTACTCCAAAAGATGTTAAGGAAGCGGTCCTTGCAAGTTCGAACTTTGTTGTGGCGGATATGTTGGAAGCGGCAAGTGCTCTCGTAGAAGCAAGCAAGGAAGAAGACTTCAAAACTTCTGTTGAATCACTTTCTCGTGCCTTTAATTTGGCTGAGAAGGCAAAAGGAGTTGCTACAGTCGATTCAGCTCTCTTTGAGAATGAAGAAGAGAAAACCTTGGCAGAAGCAGTAGAATCACTCGTTTTGTCAGGGACTGCCAGTCAGCAATTGAAACAGCTCTTTGCGCTTAGTCCAGTTATTGATGCCTTCTTTGAAAATACTATGGTTATGGCTGAAAATGAAGCAGTCCGTCAAAATCGTTTAGCTATCTTGTCTCATTTAACTCAAAAAGCAGCTAAACTTGCTCGTTTTAACCAAATTAACACTAAATAA
- the glyQ gene encoding glycine--tRNA ligase subunit alpha, with the protein MSKKLTFQEIILTLQQFWNDQGCMLMQAYDNEKGAGTMSPYTFLRAIGPEPWNAAYVEPSRRPADGRYGENPNRLYQHHQFQVVMKPSPSNIQELYLESLEKLGINPLEHDIRFVEDNWENPSTGSAGLGWEVWLDGMEITQFTYFQQVGGLATGPVTAEVTYGLERLASYIQEVDSVYDIEWADGVKYGEIFIQPEYEHSKYSFEISDQEMLLENFDKFEKEAGRALEEGLVHPAYDYVLKCSHTFNLLDARGAVSVTERAGYIARIRNLARVVAKTFVAERKRLGYPLLDEATRAKLLAEDAE; encoded by the coding sequence ATGTCTAAGAAATTAACATTTCAAGAAATTATTTTGACTTTGCAACAATTTTGGAATGACCAAGGTTGTATGCTTATGCAGGCTTATGATAATGAAAAAGGTGCTGGAACAATGAGTCCTTACACTTTCCTTCGTGCTATCGGACCTGAGCCATGGAATGCAGCTTATGTAGAGCCATCACGTCGTCCTGCTGACGGTCGTTATGGGGAAAACCCTAACCGTCTCTACCAACACCACCAATTTCAAGTGGTCATGAAGCCATCTCCATCAAATATCCAGGAACTTTACCTTGAGTCTTTGGAAAAATTGGGAATCAATCCTTTGGAACACGATATTCGTTTCGTTGAGGACAACTGGGAAAACCCATCTACTGGATCTGCAGGTCTTGGTTGGGAAGTTTGGCTTGATGGGATGGAAATCACTCAGTTTACTTATTTCCAACAAGTCGGTGGATTAGCAACTGGCCCTGTGACTGCGGAAGTTACCTATGGTTTGGAACGCTTGGCTTCTTATATTCAGGAAGTAGACTCTGTCTATGATATCGAATGGGCTGATGGTGTAAAATATGGAGAAATCTTCATCCAGCCTGAGTACGAACACTCAAAATATTCGTTTGAAATTTCTGACCAAGAAATGTTGCTGGAAAACTTTGATAAGTTTGAAAAAGAAGCTGGTCGTGCCTTGGAAGAAGGATTGGTACATCCTGCCTATGACTATGTTCTCAAATGTTCACATACCTTTAACCTGCTTGATGCGCGTGGTGCCGTATCTGTAACCGAACGCGCAGGCTATATCGCCCGTATCCGTAACTTGGCCCGTGTCGTAGCCAAAACCTTTGTCGCAGAACGCAAACGCCTAGGCTACCCACTTTTAGATGAAGCAACACGAGCTAAACTCTTAGCAGAAGACGCGGAATAA
- a CDS encoding elongation factor Tu, protein MENLYLVKDDSQLATFRDFVVRNTEKLKDYQSFLKNELAVCDLPQAVIWSSFNAATQIIRESAVPAYTNNRRMVMTPDLAVWKELYLYQLMDYECSEQTQAIESHYHSLSENFLLQIVGHELAHWSEHFLDDFDGYDSYIWFEEGMVEYISRKYFLTEEEFQAEKICNQSLVELFQKKCGWHSLNDFGSSTYDKNYASIFYEYWRSFLTIDKLVENLGSVQAVFDSYHLWANTDKTLPLLNWFVQQKLIEKEI, encoded by the coding sequence GTGGAAAACCTTTATCTTGTAAAAGACGATAGTCAACTAGCTACATTTCGTGATTTTGTAGTAAGAAATACTGAAAAGTTGAAAGATTATCAATCTTTTTTAAAGAATGAACTTGCAGTCTGTGATTTACCGCAAGCCGTTATTTGGTCAAGTTTTAATGCTGCTACACAGATTATTAGGGAAAGTGCTGTTCCAGCCTATACAAATAATAGACGAATGGTTATGACGCCTGATTTAGCTGTTTGGAAAGAGTTGTATTTGTATCAGTTGATGGACTACGAGTGTTCTGAGCAAACTCAAGCAATAGAAAGTCACTATCATTCTTTATCTGAAAATTTCCTCTTACAGATTGTAGGACATGAGTTAGCTCATTGGTCGGAGCATTTTTTAGATGATTTTGATGGTTATGACTCTTATATCTGGTTCGAAGAGGGGATGGTTGAATATATTAGTCGCAAGTATTTCTTGACAGAAGAGGAATTTCAGGCGGAAAAAATTTGTAATCAATCTCTTGTAGAACTTTTTCAGAAGAAGTGTGGTTGGCATTCATTGAATGATTTTGGTTCTTCGACTTATGATAAGAACTATGCAAGTATTTTTTACGAATACTGGCGTAGTTTTTTGACAATAGATAAGTTGGTAGAAAATCTAGGTAGTGTACAAGCGGTCTTCGATTCTTATCATTTATGGGCAAATACAGATAAAACTCTTCCCTTGTTAAATTGGTTTGTTCAGCAGAAATTAATTGAAAAAGAAATATAA
- a CDS encoding aldo/keto reductase, with protein MKSYTLNNGVTIPVLGFGTWKAENGEIAYKAVLEALKAGYRHIDTAAIYKNEESVGRAIQDSGVPREEIFVTSKLWNTNHSYEQARQAFEESLEKLGLEYLDLYLIHWPNPKPLRENNHWKIRNSEVWRAMEDLYLEGKIRAIGVSNFLPHHLDVLLETAKILPAVNQVRLAPGVYQEEVVDYCREKGILLEAWGPFGQGELFDNKQVQEIAENHGKSVAQIALTWSLAEGFLPLPKSVTASRIQANLDCFGIELNHEERETLKTIAVQSGAPRVDDMDF; from the coding sequence ATGAAATCTTATACTTTAAACAATGGTGTTACAATTCCAGTACTGGGATTTGGAACCTGGAAAGCTGAAAATGGAGAGATTGCCTACAAAGCAGTTTTAGAGGCTTTAAAGGCAGGCTATCGCCATATCGATACGGCAGCTATTTATAAAAATGAAGAAAGCGTTGGTCGTGCTATTCAAGATAGTGGCGTTCCGCGTGAGGAAATTTTTGTAACCAGCAAACTCTGGAATACAAATCATAGCTATGAGCAAGCTCGTCAGGCTTTTGAAGAGTCTTTAGAGAAGCTAGGCTTGGAATACTTGGATTTGTATTTGATTCATTGGCCAAATCCAAAACCACTCAGAGAAAATAACCATTGGAAAATCCGAAATTCAGAAGTTTGGAGAGCGATGGAGGATCTTTACCTAGAAGGCAAAATCCGTGCTATCGGTGTTAGTAATTTTCTTCCCCATCATTTGGATGTCTTGCTTGAAACAGCAAAAATTCTTCCAGCGGTCAATCAAGTTCGTTTGGCTCCAGGTGTGTATCAAGAGGAAGTCGTAGATTACTGTCGGGAAAAAGGAATTTTATTGGAAGCTTGGGGACCTTTTGGTCAGGGAGAACTGTTTGATAACAAGCAAGTGCAAGAAATAGCTGAAAATCACGGAAAGTCTGTTGCTCAGATAGCCTTGACATGGAGCTTAGCAGAAGGATTTTTACCCCTTCCGAAATCTGTTACAGCATCTCGTATTCAGGCTAATCTTGATTGTTTCGGAATTGAGCTGAATCATGAGGAACGTGAAACCTTAAAAACAATTGCTGTTCAGTCTGGTGCTCCACGAGTTGATGATATGGATTTCTAG
- the pgdA gene encoding peptidoglycan-N-acetylglucosamine deacetylase PgdA yields the protein MDKSRANRVEHDKKRIGLIALIAIFSVSICVLGSMIGYKVYTKQSFEQKIESLKNDKDNQLSEGNQKDHFRMGQAEVIAYYPLQGEQVISSVQEIMIQDIKENLADKENLVFYYTEKQDSTLKGIVNRSVIKQVYDLTSSKVEETEKTSLAKVHLTEDGKSFTLDQLFSDASKAKEKLIKEMTSFLQDKKLEQEKIDQLVKSFSDQDLSAWNFDYKDSQIILYPSQSVENLDEIALPVSSFFEVIQSSYLLDKDAELYKAYYEKKNRKVVALTFDDGPNPATTNQALDTLSKYGIKATFFVLGKNVSGNEEILKRMKSDGHVIGNHSWSHPVLSKLSLDEAKKQITDTEDALTKVLGSSSKLMRPPYGAITDDIRNSLDLSFIMWDVDSLDWKSKNEASILTEIQREVKNGSIILMHDIHAETVNALPKVIDYLKGQGYDFVTVPDLLDSRLKAHQLYYDRNQ from the coding sequence ATGGATAAAAGTAGAGCAAATCGTGTTGAGCACGATAAAAAGAGAATCGGTTTAATAGCCCTGATAGCTATCTTTTCAGTAAGTATTTGTGTCCTTGGTTCAATGATTGGATACAAAGTATATACAAAGCAAAGTTTCGAACAAAAAATTGAGTCTTTAAAAAATGATAAAGATAATCAATTGAGTGAGGGAAATCAGAAAGATCATTTTCGTATGGGACAAGCAGAAGTAATTGCCTATTATCCTCTCCAAGGGGAGCAAGTGATTTCATCTGTACAAGAAATTATGATACAGGATATTAAGGAAAATCTGGCAGACAAGGAAAATCTGGTTTTTTATTATACGGAGAAACAGGATTCGACTTTAAAAGGGATTGTCAACCGAAGTGTGATAAAACAAGTCTATGATTTAACTTCGTCAAAAGTTGAAGAGACTGAAAAAACTAGTCTGGCAAAAGTCCATTTGACAGAAGATGGCAAATCTTTTACACTTGATCAATTATTTTCAGATGCTAGTAAAGCCAAAGAGAAACTGATAAAAGAAATGACCTCTTTCTTACAGGATAAGAAATTGGAGCAAGAAAAGATTGATCAGCTTGTTAAAAGCTTCTCTGACCAAGACTTGTCTGCATGGAATTTTGATTACAAGGATAGTCAGATTATCCTTTATCCAAGTCAGTCAGTTGAAAATCTAGACGAGATTGCCTTGCCAGTATCTAGTTTCTTTGAAGTTATTCAGTCCTCTTATTTATTAGATAAGGATGCAGAGCTATATAAGGCTTATTATGAAAAGAAAAATCGTAAAGTAGTAGCCTTGACTTTTGATGATGGACCAAATCCTGCAACGACAAATCAAGCATTAGATACTCTTTCTAAGTATGGTATCAAGGCAACTTTCTTTGTTCTAGGTAAGAATGTTTCTGGAAATGAAGAGATTTTGAAACGCATGAAATCGGATGGACATGTCATTGGAAACCATAGTTGGAGTCATCCAGTGCTTTCAAAACTTTCCCTTGATGAAGCTAAAAAACAAATTACTGATACTGAGGATGCGCTAACTAAAGTGTTGGGTTCTAGTTCCAAACTCATGCGTCCACCTTATGGAGCCATTACAGACGACATTCGCAATAGCTTAGATTTGAGTTTTATTATGTGGGATGTAGATAGTCTGGACTGGAAGAGTAAAAATGAAGCATCTATTTTGACAGAAATTCAGCGTGAAGTCAAGAATGGTTCTATTATTCTCATGCATGATATCCATGCTGAAACAGTGAATGCTCTGCCGAAGGTTATTGACTATTTGAAAGGGCAAGGTTATGACTTTGTTACCGTACCAGATTTGTTAGACTCTCGTCTTAAAGCTCATCAGCTCTATTACGACCGCAATCAATAA